One window of Ignavibacteriota bacterium genomic DNA carries:
- a CDS encoding class I SAM-dependent DNA methyltransferase: protein MKFTSIKPKQSLNKAFLKKRPLRDEIDKFKANFIRLLSKVSEIEREENQKNHIRDFLRDTYYLESNEINTKDSKDLVIHLGKTNKEKVGVIIEAKRPGNKSEMFSPERPFTKALSEIILYYLDERSKQDNNELKNLIITNVYEWYIFDANVFDKVIYRNTKIKNLYQTYLNDKKDTPFFYEEVVKILPTIDSEIICTQFDIRDYDNIVRNDDKSDDKNLIALYKILSPNHLLKVPFADDSNSLDSGFYKELLHIIGLEEIKDSGKFVIQRKKTNRNSGSLIENTINLLETEGFGKIHNLSTFGDTRDEQLFNIALELVITWINRILFLKLLESQLVSYHNGDKSYRFLNKGVIFDFDELYKLFHQVLARLPKDRTEKIQSKYIRIPYLNSSLFEISDIEQQGIKINSLDDSEKLEFFGSTILKEDRKISKSLPTIEYLFKFLDAYDFAGESSEEIQEESKLLINSSVLGKVFEKINGYKDGSFFTPGFITMYMCRESIRLAVVQKFRVQYGWNIEHFNDIKNYLVDRKTLKDILEFNEVINSLRICDPAVGSGHFLVSALNEMIAIKSELGILADSSGTRIRDYEIVVENDELIITNFEGDIFEYKIRNNRPLNSEIQRLQKTLFQEKQTIIENCLFGVDINPKSVIICRLRLWIELLKNAYYKEETGFKELETLPNIDINIKCGNSLVSRFPLDSDLKKALKSIKYDIKAYQGFVQDYKNEKNREVKQELQKLINDIKNHFSKEINQLDKRMIDFNNAKGELEKLQGQFSILMSDADKLKYEKEVEIATKKKLKYEAIFNDFTYNPLYDNAFEWRFEFPEVLNENGDFVGFDVVIGNPPYFSITVLNENIKKVLASLNYSTFTKSTDIYTIFIERGFQMLNNSGLLAYITSNKWMRAGYGEQIRGYLSNRTNPLKLIDFCGFKVFESATVDTNIIISAKFNENNFPFYACNVNKDFTIDTSIENYFGINKQLMPKISKDAWVISSNIELQIKEKIERIGTPLKDWDLIINRGITSGLNDAFIINNKKKDELIAKNPKSAEIIKPILRGRDIKRFKVEFADLWIINSHNGIKEKNIPRIDIPKDFPELFEHLKKYENELLKRLDQGDHWTNLRNCAYIEEFDKEKICFSKASKEQAFYNNNSAVKYYLLNTCYFIIHKNSNIFLTSILNSKLARFAFLNYYQSGGINGEITIQGILELPIPKITPEEQKPFIDLVDIILAKKEKNEDTSKEEKQIDLMVYKLYELTYDEVKIIEPEFDMSSEEYERFEV, encoded by the coding sequence AAAGTTGGGGTAATAATTGAAGCTAAAAGACCGGGGAACAAAAGTGAAATGTTTTCACCCGAACGACCTTTTACAAAAGCCTTATCTGAAATTATCCTGTATTACCTTGATGAACGCTCTAAACAAGACAATAATGAACTCAAAAACCTAATTATTACTAACGTTTACGAATGGTATATTTTTGATGCTAATGTTTTTGATAAGGTTATTTATCGAAATACTAAAATCAAAAATCTGTATCAAACCTACCTCAATGATAAAAAGGATACACCTTTTTTCTATGAAGAAGTTGTAAAAATTTTACCGACAATTGATTCTGAAATTATCTGCACTCAATTTGATATTCGTGATTACGATAATATCGTCAGAAATGATGATAAATCAGATGATAAAAATCTAATTGCACTCTACAAAATTCTTTCACCTAACCATCTTTTGAAAGTTCCGTTTGCAGACGATAGCAACTCACTTGATTCAGGATTTTATAAAGAGCTGTTACATATTATCGGGCTTGAGGAAATAAAAGATTCAGGCAAGTTTGTCATCCAGAGAAAAAAGACAAACCGAAATTCAGGTTCTTTAATTGAAAATACTATCAATCTACTTGAAACTGAGGGGTTTGGAAAAATTCATAACCTATCTACTTTTGGAGATACCAGAGATGAACAGCTATTCAATATTGCACTTGAACTTGTAATTACATGGATTAATAGAATTCTATTTTTGAAATTGCTTGAATCCCAGCTTGTAAGTTATCACAATGGAGATAAAAGTTACCGCTTTTTAAATAAAGGTGTTATATTTGATTTTGATGAACTTTACAAACTTTTTCATCAGGTTCTGGCGAGACTGCCAAAAGACCGGACAGAAAAAATCCAGTCAAAATATATCAGAATACCGTATCTTAATAGCTCCCTATTTGAAATCAGTGATATTGAGCAACAAGGAATCAAAATAAACTCTCTTGATGATTCGGAAAAACTTGAGTTTTTCGGTAGTACTATTCTAAAAGAAGATAGAAAAATTTCAAAATCATTACCTACTATCGAATACTTATTCAAATTTCTTGATGCTTATGATTTTGCAGGTGAAAGCTCAGAGGAAATTCAGGAAGAGAGTAAGTTACTGATAAATTCATCAGTATTAGGTAAGGTTTTTGAAAAAATAAACGGGTACAAAGACGGTTCATTCTTTACACCCGGATTCATTACTATGTATATGTGCCGTGAATCAATCAGATTGGCTGTGGTTCAGAAATTCAGAGTTCAGTATGGTTGGAATATTGAACACTTTAACGACATTAAAAACTACCTTGTTGACCGTAAAACATTAAAGGACATACTTGAATTTAATGAAGTCATTAACTCTCTCAGAATCTGTGACCCCGCAGTTGGTAGCGGACACTTTTTGGTTTCTGCACTTAATGAAATGATTGCTATTAAGAGTGAACTTGGCATTCTTGCAGATTCATCAGGTACAAGAATCCGGGATTATGAAATAGTTGTCGAAAATGATGAACTGATAATTACTAATTTTGAAGGTGATATTTTTGAATATAAAATCAGAAATAACAGACCACTCAATAGTGAAATACAACGTTTACAGAAAACTCTGTTTCAAGAGAAACAGACAATTATCGAAAACTGTTTGTTTGGAGTGGACATAAATCCAAAATCTGTAATAATTTGTAGATTACGTCTATGGATTGAGCTTCTCAAAAATGCTTATTATAAAGAAGAAACCGGATTTAAGGAACTTGAAACACTTCCGAATATTGATATTAATATTAAATGCGGTAACTCGCTTGTTAGCAGATTCCCACTGGATAGCGACCTCAAAAAGGCTCTTAAAAGTATAAAGTATGATATAAAAGCATATCAGGGATTTGTTCAGGATTACAAAAATGAGAAGAATCGTGAAGTAAAGCAGGAATTACAAAAGTTAATTAATGACATCAAGAATCATTTTTCAAAAGAAATCAACCAACTTGATAAAAGAATGATTGATTTTAATAATGCAAAAGGTGAACTCGAAAAATTACAGGGACAATTTTCAATACTTATGAGTGATGCCGATAAGCTTAAATACGAAAAAGAAGTTGAGATTGCTACTAAAAAGAAGTTGAAATACGAAGCTATATTTAATGATTTCACATATAACCCATTATATGACAATGCTTTTGAATGGCGTTTTGAATTTCCTGAAGTATTGAATGAAAATGGTGATTTTGTTGGTTTTGATGTTGTGATTGGGAATCCGCCGTATTTTTCGATTACAGTTTTGAACGAAAATATAAAGAAAGTTTTAGCAAGTTTGAATTATTCAACATTTACAAAATCAACTGATATCTATACAATTTTTATTGAACGTGGATTTCAAATGTTAAATAATTCTGGATTACTTGCTTATATTACATCAAATAAATGGATGCGTGCCGGATATGGAGAGCAAATCAGGGGTTACCTTTCAAACAGAACAAATCCTTTAAAGTTAATTGATTTTTGCGGTTTTAAAGTGTTCGAGTCTGCTACTGTTGATACAAATATAATCATTAGTGCAAAGTTCAATGAAAACAATTTTCCATTTTATGCTTGTAACGTAAATAAAGATTTTACTATTGATACTTCAATTGAAAATTATTTTGGAATTAATAAACAATTGATGCCAAAAATTAGCAAAGACGCATGGGTGATTTCATCAAACATTGAATTGCAAATCAAAGAGAAAATTGAACGAATTGGTACTCCCCTTAAAGATTGGGATTTAATTATTAATCGAGGTATTACTTCTGGTTTAAATGATGCATTTATAATAAATAATAAAAAGAAAGATGAATTAATTGCCAAAAACCCAAAATCTGCTGAGATTATTAAGCCAATACTTCGTGGACGTGATATTAAAAGATTTAAAGTTGAATTTGCTGATTTATGGATTATTAATTCACATAATGGCATAAAAGAAAAAAATATACCACGTATAGATATTCCTAAAGATTTTCCAGAATTATTTGAACATTTAAAAAAATATGAAAACGAATTATTGAAAAGACTTGACCAAGGTGACCATTGGACAAATCTTCGAAATTGTGCTTATATTGAAGAATTTGATAAGGAAAAAATTTGCTTTTCAAAGGCTTCTAAAGAACAAGCATTTTATAACAATAACTCAGCTGTTAAATATTATTTGTTAAATACTTGTTATTTCATTATTCATAAAAACTCAAATATATTTTTAACTTCAATACTTAATTCTAAATTAGCAAGATTTGCATTTTTAAATTATTATCAAAGTGGTGGTATTAATGGCGAAATCACAATTCAAGGAATTTTAGAGTTACCAATTCCCAAAATTACACCCGAAGAGCAAAAACCCTTCATAGATTTAGTAGATATTATCCTTGCCAAGAAAGAAAAGAATGAAGACACGAGTAAAGAAGAAAAACAGATAGACTTGATGGTGTATAAGCTGTATGAATTGACTTACGACGAAGTAAAAATAATTGAGCCGGAGTTTGATATGAGTAGTGAAGAGTATGAGAGATTTGAGGTGTAA